From one Rhizobium sp. CIAT894 genomic stretch:
- a CDS encoding NAD(P)-dependent oxidoreductase: MAKVAFIGLGVMGFPMAGHLKTKGGHDVTVYNRTAEKAAAWAEKFSGKSAPTPAEAAAGADFVFVCVGNDEDLRSVTSGKDGALHRMKPGSVLIDNTTASAEVARELYAAAKEKGVDFIDAPVSGGQAGAENGVLTVMCGGDEAVFERARPVIDAYARMVGLMGPAGSGQLTKMVNQICIAGLVQGLAEGLHFGKRAGLDIEKVVEVISKGAAGSWQMENRHKTMNAGKYDFGFAVDWMRKDLGIVLTEARRNGAKLPVTAVVDQFYGDVQAMGGNRWDTSSLLARLEK; this comes from the coding sequence ATGGCTAAAGTCGCATTCATCGGTCTCGGCGTCATGGGATTTCCCATGGCCGGTCATCTGAAGACGAAGGGCGGCCACGATGTCACCGTCTACAATCGGACGGCCGAAAAAGCCGCCGCCTGGGCCGAGAAATTCTCTGGCAAGTCCGCCCCGACCCCGGCGGAGGCAGCAGCCGGAGCCGACTTCGTCTTTGTCTGCGTCGGCAATGACGAAGATCTCCGATCGGTGACATCGGGCAAGGACGGCGCCCTGCACCGCATGAAGCCGGGTTCGGTGCTGATCGATAACACGACCGCCAGCGCCGAGGTCGCCCGCGAACTTTATGCTGCGGCAAAGGAGAAAGGCGTCGACTTCATCGACGCTCCGGTCTCGGGTGGCCAGGCCGGCGCCGAAAACGGCGTCCTGACCGTCATGTGCGGCGGTGACGAGGCCGTCTTCGAACGCGCCAGGCCCGTCATCGACGCCTACGCCCGCATGGTCGGTCTGATGGGGCCGGCAGGCTCAGGCCAACTGACCAAGATGGTCAACCAGATCTGCATCGCCGGCCTCGTGCAGGGGCTTGCCGAAGGGCTGCATTTCGGCAAGCGTGCCGGTCTCGATATCGAAAAGGTCGTCGAGGTGATTTCCAAGGGGGCCGCCGGCTCCTGGCAGATGGAAAACCGCCACAAGACAATGAACGCCGGTAAATATGATTTCGGCTTCGCGGTCGACTGGATGCGCAAGGATCTCGGCATCGTGCTCACCGAAGCCCGCCGCAACGGCGCCAAGCTGCCGGTCACCGCCGTCGTCGACCAGTTCTACGGCGACGTCCAGGCGATGGGCGGCAATCGCTGGGACACGTCCTCGCTGCTCGCGCGCCTCGAAAAATGA
- a CDS encoding SRPBCC domain-containing protein — protein MTDISTETRSVVIEREFPFPSEKIWRALTQPHLIQEWLMKSDFKPVADHRFRFNAEWGSVDCKVLEVEANKTLSYTWDAYGLESTVTWTLTPTSTGTHLRMEQAGFRPDQRQAYGGARSGWMQFLANLEQVLARMG, from the coding sequence ATGACCGACATATCGACAGAAACGCGCTCCGTCGTCATCGAACGGGAATTTCCTTTTCCCTCGGAAAAGATCTGGCGGGCGCTCACCCAGCCCCACCTGATCCAGGAATGGCTGATGAAGAGCGACTTCAAGCCGGTCGCAGACCATCGCTTCCGGTTCAATGCCGAATGGGGTTCGGTCGACTGTAAGGTTCTGGAGGTCGAGGCGAACAAGACGCTGTCCTATACTTGGGATGCCTACGGTCTCGAAAGCACCGTCACCTGGACTCTCACTCCGACCAGCACGGGTACGCACCTGCGCATGGAGCAGGCGGGTTTCCGGCCGGATCAGCGGCAGGCTTACGGCGGCGCCAGGAGCGGGTGGATGCAGTTCCTTGCAAATCTGGAGCAGGTGCTGGCGCGGATGGGGTGA
- a CDS encoding metalloregulator ArsR/SmtB family transcription factor: MPNAPDVLFRTLADTTRRALFERLCREGEKTVGALTARAGVSQPVVSKHLGILKQAGLVRDRHEGRQTHYSAQLGALAPLVDWTSEMAGFWQNRFNDLEDLLKRMDQ, translated from the coding sequence ATGCCCAATGCTCCGGACGTGCTGTTCAGGACACTTGCCGATACCACCCGGCGGGCGCTCTTCGAGCGGCTGTGCCGAGAAGGCGAGAAGACAGTCGGCGCACTGACCGCCCGGGCCGGGGTCTCGCAGCCGGTCGTCTCAAAGCATCTTGGCATTCTCAAGCAAGCCGGATTGGTGCGCGACCGCCACGAAGGTCGCCAGACGCATTATAGCGCGCAGCTCGGCGCGCTTGCTCCGCTCGTCGATTGGACGAGCGAGATGGCCGGCTTCTGGCAAAACCGCTTCAACGATCTCGAAGATTTGCTGAAAAGGATGGATCAATGA
- the ssuD gene encoding FMNH2-dependent alkanesulfonate monooxygenase — MTAPSDPINFLWFIPTSGDGTYLGSADLNRAPEIGYLTQIAQAVDRLGYSGVLLPTGVACEESFVTAAALAAKTEKLQFLVAIRPGTASPAYYARLATTLDRISNGRLLLNIVVGGSPAELAGDGIHLEHDERYAHAEEFFTVFEELLDKGTASFDGKYIRATNARLGFPSVQNPRPPLYFGGSSDAGIDFSVGRVDKYLTWGEPPAQVAEKVAKVRKAAAERGREVSFGIRLHFIVRETDEEAWEAAERLIRHLDDDTIREAQERFVHESDSVGQKRMAALHGGRRDKLEVSPNLWAGVGLVRAGAGTALVGSPKTVAARLREYQEIGIDTVIGSGYPHLEEAYRVAELLFPELGITREQQRLAFNNEFGRKQIFAGGSHGGNLKVVSGS, encoded by the coding sequence ATGACCGCCCCATCCGATCCCATCAATTTCCTCTGGTTCATCCCGACGTCGGGCGATGGCACCTATCTCGGTTCCGCCGATCTCAACCGCGCGCCCGAGATCGGCTATCTCACGCAGATCGCCCAGGCGGTCGATCGGCTCGGTTATTCCGGCGTGCTGCTGCCGACCGGGGTGGCCTGCGAGGAATCCTTCGTGACGGCAGCGGCGCTTGCCGCCAAGACCGAGAAACTGCAGTTCCTGGTGGCGATCCGCCCCGGCACCGCCTCACCCGCTTACTACGCTCGCCTTGCGACGACGCTCGACCGCATTTCCAACGGCCGTCTGCTGCTTAACATCGTCGTCGGCGGCAGCCCGGCGGAGCTTGCCGGCGACGGCATTCATCTCGAGCATGACGAGCGTTATGCCCATGCCGAGGAGTTCTTTACCGTGTTCGAGGAACTGCTGGACAAGGGTACGGCGAGCTTCGACGGCAAATACATCAGGGCGACCAATGCGCGCCTCGGCTTTCCCTCGGTGCAGAACCCGCGTCCGCCGCTTTATTTCGGCGGCTCGTCGGATGCCGGCATCGATTTCTCCGTCGGCCGCGTCGACAAGTACCTGACCTGGGGCGAACCGCCGGCGCAGGTGGCCGAGAAGGTCGCCAAGGTGCGCAAGGCCGCCGCCGAGCGTGGCCGCGAGGTGAGCTTCGGTATCCGCCTGCACTTCATCGTGCGCGAAACCGATGAGGAGGCATGGGAGGCGGCCGAGCGGCTGATCCGCCATCTCGACGACGATACGATCCGCGAGGCGCAGGAGCGTTTCGTCCACGAATCCGACTCGGTCGGCCAGAAGCGCATGGCAGCCCTTCATGGCGGCCGCCGTGACAAGCTCGAGGTTTCGCCGAACCTGTGGGCCGGCGTCGGCCTGGTGCGCGCCGGCGCAGGCACGGCACTGGTCGGCTCGCCCAAGACGGTGGCTGCGCGTCTGCGCGAATATCAGGAGATCGGCATCGATACGGTGATCGGTTCGGGCTATCCGCACCTGGAAGAAGCCTATCGCGTCGCCGAGCTGCTCTTCCCCGAGCTCGGCATCACCCGCGAGCAACAGCGCCTGGCCTTCAACAATGAGTTCGGCCGCAAGCAGATCTTTGCAGGCGGCAGCCATGGCGGCAACCTGAAAGTCGTCTCCGGTTCCTGA
- a CDS encoding DUF1801 domain-containing protein: protein MAGKTSTTQVTLTEKTAAKPAAAEPTLLSGGNPQIAKGYGEAPVQAYIAAMPGWKSDVGRHLDALITRTVPNVHKAVKWNSPFYGIEGQGWFLGIHCFTKYVKVAFFRGASLQPLPPGHSKQKEVRYLDIREDDEIDEAQLAAWVEQASRLPGERM, encoded by the coding sequence ATGGCGGGTAAGACGTCCACGACCCAAGTGACGCTCACCGAGAAGACCGCCGCCAAGCCGGCCGCTGCAGAGCCGACCCTTCTTTCGGGCGGCAATCCGCAGATCGCCAAGGGTTATGGCGAAGCTCCGGTGCAGGCCTATATCGCCGCGATGCCGGGTTGGAAAAGCGACGTCGGGCGCCACCTCGATGCACTGATCACGCGTACCGTGCCCAATGTGCATAAGGCAGTCAAATGGAACTCGCCCTTCTACGGCATCGAAGGGCAGGGCTGGTTCCTCGGCATTCATTGCTTTACGAAATACGTCAAGGTGGCATTCTTCCGGGGTGCGTCGCTGCAGCCTCTGCCGCCCGGCCATTCCAAGCAGAAGGAAGTTCGTTACCTCGACATCCGCGAGGACGACGAAATCGATGAGGCCCAGCTCGCCGCCTGGGTGGAGCAGGCGAGCCGATTGCCCGGCGAACGGATGTGA